The genomic region ACTCGATCTGTTTATAGACTTGTCTTCAACTAAAGAACCTACATTATTGTTTCACCTATCTTCCATCATCAACaagactcaagtcaggagtgtgatggaatactccccacttgcctggatgagtgcagctcccacaacactcaaggagatTGACATCTGATGGTTTCAGAGTCGGTCTTGAAaactttagaaccatagaaaagttacggtgcagaaagaaaCCATTCATCCCATCATATCTGTTCCGCCATAAagagaaactagccactcatttttaatTCCACTTCCCAGCCCCTGGtgcgtagccttgcaggttacagctcttcagatgcagatccaggtacctttttaaatgagttgagcgttagacggtgaattccagacacccaccacactctgggtgaaaaagattttcctcataccccctctaatccttctaccaagcactttaaatctatgcctcctgctaattgacccctcagttaggggaaaacaagtctttcctgtctaaccTATCTAGGCCGCTCATAATTCTGTACATCTCAATTagctcacccctcagcctcctctattctaaggaaaacaatcccaacctaGCCAATCTTTCctaatagctgcaattttcaagccctggcaacattcttgtaaatctcttcttaccctctccagagcaattatgtcctcgtaatgtggtgaccagaactgcacacaaaattccagctgtggcctaaccagcattttatacagttccatcattacatccctgcttttgtattcagtaccTCGTCCAGTAAAGGAAAGCATCCCATAtgttttcttgaccaccttatccaactgtcctgccaccttcatggacctgtgaacatgcactccaaggtttcTAACTCCCTCAACTCCACTCAATATCCTCtcgtttattgagtattctctTGTTTTGTTTGCCCTCTCCAATTGCATtatttcatacttttccagattgagttccatctgtcacttttctGCTCACTCAACCAAagcattgatatcattctggagacaacagctatcctcttcactatcagttACATGGCTaattttttgtgtcatctgcagatttccCAATCATGCTTCTCACATTTGAGTCCAAATCGTTAAAATATGCGACAAACAACAAGGGCCTTAACacagagccctgtggaacactactggaaaccactttccattcgcagaaacatccatcaaccattaccctttgtttcctgtcactgagccaattttggatccaactttccACCTTCCcgtgtatcccatgggatctcactcttctgatcagtctgccatgtgggatcttgtcaaatgccttactgaaatccatgtggacaacatccactgcactaccctcatcaatcctccttgttacttccccaGAAGATTCTTTGTAAGccacaatcttcccctaacaaagccCTGCTGACCATCCAAGATTAATCCATTCTTTtccaagtgacagtttatcctgtgtctcagagctgattctaataatttgcccaccactgaagtcagactggctggcctataattatttggcctatacctcacaccctttttaaataaaggtACAAGGTTCATAGACCTcgaatcctctggtacctcgcctgtatctagtgaggattggaaaatgatcgtcagagcatctgctatttcctccctgacttCTGTTAACAACCTGGTGTACAATCCACTCGGGCCTGGTGATTTCAAGGATGTCAATTCCCCCAGTACTTCCTCTGTCATTACACTTATAACTTTGTATTTCTTTTACTGACCACCTCTAAATGGCTTCTCACTTATCAGTGTGTTGCAAGAGATCTGCTTTGGGATTTCTTCACCAGACGTTTTCACCAAATGGTCTGACCAGTAGCTGTACCTTCCTGGTAACTTTTGTTTGTAGCATATCAGCTTTTTGAAGAGCCTCTGTGTCAGGGATTTTCAGCCAGGTATCTAAGGCAGCTTAGGTGAAAGTAATGCTGTTTTGTAAAGTGGCCTGATTGTGTTGCCTGAGTTTCACAGGCATGAAGCAGGATTGTTAGAACAGCAGTGCCTGGATACAATCAGCACAAAGACACAGGAGAGGTTTACGTTTGGCCTCTATGTCTTTCTTTGAGCACTGTGGACGTGAAGATGATATCAGTTGTGCCCCTCCCCTTGCTGAAGCCGTGTGGACTATCAGCTAGAAAATGATTGTGTTGAATAAAACAATTAAGCATCAAACGTGCAGAAATGGTCAAACAGAGATTCACAGATCAATGAATGTCCATTCAtttcctactccggcccccttccacaactctttctccggtacatcgatgattacttcggtgccgcttcatgctctcgtcaggacttggaaaaatttattaattttgcttccaatctccacccctccatcattttcacgtggtccatctctgacacttcccttcccttccttgacctctctgtctcaatctctggtgatagactgtccaccaatatccattacaaacccactgactcccacagctatctcgactacagctcctcacaccccgcttcctgtaaggactccatcccatcctctcagttccttcgcctccgtcgcatctgttccgatgatgctacattcaaaaacagttcctctgacatgtcctccttcttccttaaccgaggttttccacccacggtcgttgacagggccctcaaccgtgtccggcccatctcccgcgcatccgccctcacgccttctcctccctcccagaaacatgatagggtcccccttgtcctcacttatcaccccaccagcctccgcattcaaaggatcatcctccgccatttccgccaacttcagcatgacgccaccaccaaacacatcttcccttcaccccccttatcggcattccgtagggatcgctccctccgggacaccctggtccactcctccatcaccccctactcctcaaccccctcctatggcaccaccccatgcccacgcaaaagatgcaacacctgccccttcacttcctctctcctcaccgtccaaggacccaaacactcctttcaagtgaagcagcatttcacttgcatttcccccaacttagtctactgcattcgttgctcccaatgtggtctcctctacattggagagaccaaacgtaaactgggcgaccgctttgcagaacacctgcggtctgtccgcaagaatgacccaaacctccctgtcgcttgccattttaacactccaccctgctctcttgcccacatgtctgtccttggcttgctgcattgttccagtgaagcccaacgcaaactggaggaacaacacctcatcttctgactagggactttacagccttccggactgaatactgaattcaacaactttaggtcgtaagctccctcccccatccccaccccctttctgtttcccccttccctttttttttccaataaattataaagattttccttttcccacctatttccattatattaaaaaaaaaaccccactagagctataccttgagtgccctaccatccattcttaattagcacattcgtttagataatatcaccaactttaattttaacacctatgtgttctattgtactattgtcgttgacatcttttgatgatctgcttctatctgccagacctgctgagtttttccaggtaattctgtttttgttttggatttccagcatccgcagttttattgtttttattattgcttctatcactgcttgtttgtccctacaaccacaccacccgcccccccacctctttgtctctctacctctccgccccccccacacacaccttaaaccagcttatatttcaactctttcttggactcgaacgcaagttctgtcgaagggtcatgaggactcgaaacgtcaactcttttcttctccgccgatgctgccagacctgctgagtttttccaggtaattctgtttttgtaatgaatGTCCATTGGTGTTTGCTCTGAGTTGTGAGTTTCCACAAGCACAACAGCTACTGTTGTCTGGTGTAAAGACTTTTTTCTCTTTGTTACTTAGTAAATGTTCTCCTTGCATTGAATCTGATGTGGACAGTCTGATCTGGTCTTTGTTGTGAAGGGAGAGAGTAGCTGCCTGCTACATCCACTTGGACACAACAGCTCACTAGTTTCTGTCAGCAGAGTGTATTGTCAGCATGCTATTTATGGTGAATTCTCACATCTACTCAGCATGAAGGGCATGCAGGTCAACTGTTCCTGTTGCACGGTGTCATCACAGAAACTTTCTGACTGCAGAAGAAAATTGTTAGTCACCAGATCCTACACCTGGGGTCATCTGTCAGGTAATCACCTCCAGGCTCAACAGCCCCAACACACGTGGTGGGGGGGAAAAGCAATTAAATGTGAATGTCATGAACTGATGCAGGGTGGGAGTATTATCAGTTAATTGCAGGGATAACCAGATCATGTGTTTTACATAACACCACACCTGAAATCTGGGTCCTAGGATCATAgaccaagccccactccaggactgaAGCTTGTCATCTAAACTGATAACTTAATGCaaatactaagggagtgctgtacagtcAGAGATGCCTCCTTTggctgagacgttaaactgaagccccatctcCTTGTTCAGGTGGATGTTATAGATTCTATGGCACTGTTTGTactgttgttgacagtgctattaagtggcacttaccAATAATTCTGCTCACCAATGCTGAGCTTTGGTTCTGCCAgaactactcagctcctgacctcattacagcctttgtccaatCATAAACAAAGGAGCTGAAATCCAcaggtgaggtgagtgactgcccttgacataaaggtaGTGTTTGACCAAGCATGGCATCGAGGAAcccttctggggaaggtggggagaaaactctccactgcttgcAGTCATAACTAACacaaagatgattgtggttgttggaggtcaatcatctcagctccaggacatcactgcaggagttcctcagggtagtgtcctcggcccaaccatcttcagctgcttcatcaatgaccttcctttcatcataaggtcagaagtgggatgtttgctgatgattgcacaatgttcagcaccattcacgactcctcagatactgaatcagtccattaccaaatgcagcaagacctggacaatatccaggtttgggctgacaagtggcaagtaacattcgcgccacacaagtgtcaggaaatgaccatctccaacaagagagaatccaaccatcacccccttgGCATACAATGATATCATTGCTTAtctcccacgatcaacatcctgggggttaccattgaccagaaactgaactggactaaccatataaatactgtggctacaagagcaggtcagaggctaggaatcttgcggcaagtaactccccaaagcctgtccaccatctacaaggcacaagtcaggagtgtgatgaaattctccccacttgcctggatgagtgcagctcccacaacactcaagtagcttgacaccgtccaggacaaagcagcccgcttgactggtaccacatccacaaacattcactccctccaccaccgacgcacagtagcagcagtgtgtaccatctacaagatgtgctgcaggaactcaccaaggctcgttaggcagcaccttccaaacccacaactgctaccctctatctgctgcccttgcccttctagatgggaacaccaccacctggaagttcccctccaagccactcaccatcctgatttggaaatatatcgccgttccttcaatgtcactggtcaaaatcctggaactccctctctaacagcactgtgggtgtacctacaccacatgaactgcagcggttcaagaaggcagctcaccaccaccaactcaagggcaattagggatgggcaataaatgttggtttaGCCAGTGACGCTTACACCATACAGGATGAGGCTTCACTTACGATCAAAAGCAAGGGAAAGGTGGTTGAGGCTTCACATTGGGCAGAAGGTGGGCATGAGTATGCTGTGTGATGTTTGAGGTGGCCGGGAGTCTGATGAACCCAGAAACAGGAGCTGGGATAGGGAATGGGATCACAGTGGATTGgtttgtcagtgactgcagtttgTTTTCTGCTTCCCAGGTGCCACCCACCAGCAGCTGATTGAGGGAGCGGAGAAGGCGAGTGAAGGAAGGGTTGTTGGGAGGTTTTTCAGTTTCTACCCTGAACGAAGTGTGGAATTGACATCTTGGCTGGCGAGCTGGATGAGGAAAGGAGCTGTTCCTGTAGTGACCATGAACATGCAAGTAGCGGTGCCGGAGGGCAAGGAGATCCCAGATGCATGGCACCATCAGATGATCTTCGGAGTGGGCGCTGAAGGGATTTACATGACCAATCCCTTAGAAATAGGTGAGTACAGGAGAGTTTTCATTCCCATCAATAACCCCTCCCTGTCCCGGTGCCATACAGATTGGTTCCCTGTTGAAACCTGGATTACCAACAAATCCATGTCCAGTACAACAGTCCGAGAATATCGGTCATCACCATTGCTCAGCAATTCATCCAGAAATACAATTTTTGGGGACAACTATAAAATGGATCAGAACCATAttcgtaaaagcaaaatactgtggatgctggaaatatgaactaaaaacagaaaatgctggaaaaactcaggtctgacagtatctgtggagagagaaacttagatgctgtcagaactgctgagtttttccagcatttttctgtttttaggaCCAATTTCGTGTTATTATCtgaacaagtttaaaaaaaaatgaaattgtcCCTTTTCATTTTGGTTCAAGGATTGACTCCTGCAGTTTCCAGTTTCAATACCCTTTCATCCCTGGGGCAGTGTTGTTTGGCGAGATGCAGTTTGCAGTTTCAGACTGAACTCTGCGGTTCTGTGTGAGACAAATGCATAATGGTGAATTCACAGGACTAGTACTCTAGAGGCCCGGGCTAATACTGCAAGGACAGGTCGTTTGCAGTATCAGATTGAACTCAGAGCCTGTCAAATTGTTACTTACTCTAAAAGTGCTTGGATTAAGGAGATGAAAGTCAGTGCTGGATTGCTGCGTATTTCAGGAATTATAGTTTTAATGATGTGAAACACAGACTAGTTACAGGCACTGCACAGTATGTACAAACCAAGCAGAAtcaggagaggcaatataaaggagggaggggggtgtggaacAGACAGATCGGGGGGTGTACGTGcacaatctttgaaggtgacagtacGTGTGGAGAAAACTGTTTAAAAGCCACGTTGGTTCCTGGCTTTGGAGCAACGTAGAGATTTAAAGTAAGGAATTTATGCTAAAAATCTCCATGAAACTCTGGTTAGGTCTCAGCTGGAACATTGTGTTTAGTTCTGCTCTCCGCAATTTCGGAAAGATATGAAAATCTTGGAGAGCCTGTGGAGGTGATTTAGGAGAACAGCACCAGAGATGAGTGACTTTGGTTACATGGAGAAacttagaacagaggagattaaggggagatttgactgAAGTGTTCatggattttgatagagtaaataaggagaaactgtttacaGTGGCAGGAATGttgtaaccagaggacaccgattgaAGGTGATTAACACCAGAGGCGACAGAAGGAATTAGTGAGCTGTAGAATCTAGATCGCGTTGCTTgaaaaagggaaagagaacagccccccccccaaccccccccccaacccccccaaggcGGTCTGAGGGgctgcccctcccccctctccccaggcGCTCTGAGGGGTTGCACctccgcgccccccccaccccccccggggcGCTCTGAGGGACAATCCGGCACTGGAGTGCCAGATGATTTGGGCTTGAACACAGGTTTCTAATTCATTGGTGAGCTGCTTACCcacgggggggggcggggtttggggtttggggtgtaACAGGGACTGACCTGGGATTCGGGATTTTCTGCTGCATATTGATATTGGTCCTTGTGTCCCTGGGTGCCCAGGGCTGAATTTCAGGTTTCAATGTGGGGAATCAGCTGAACAACCGGAGATGACTGACTAGCCCCAGAGTGTAATGATACCTCCCTTCTCTGCAGAGGAGAGCAGCCTTGTGAAACGACGCCTCTGCAGTGAATCACTCCTGCTGGTCCGGCGGCAGGATGTTCTGTCTCGGCTCTCGGACGGCTCAGATTTCTCCATGTTCACACGGCTCCCGGACCATTCCCTGTGGGAGCAGCTGGATGTTGTGGGTGAGTGGATTGGGGTTTACCTGAGCTTTCCAGTTGAGTCCTAAACATCAGAAATACCAAATATAACCCTCCTACATTGAACCTCCCAGTGTGTGAAACTTGCTGTCCACCCTTGACTGCCTTAACAGCAAGGCCAACACTGGGTATTcaatggtgagtaactcaccttctgaatccccaaaatctgtccaccatctccaaggcacaagtcaggagtctgatggaatactctccactcccCTGCAACAATACATACTCGAAGCTTGATAGCATCCAGGATTAAGCACTTCAGTTGTTCAAATTCCCTGTCTCCGGACTTgaccttctctccctccaccactggcatacagtagcaccagtgtgtaccgtctacaggattctctgcagcaactcaccaaggctccttcaacagcaccttccaaacccacagataaaaacaaaaaactggggatgctggaaatccaaaacaaaaacagaattacatggagaaactcagcaggtctggcagcatcggcggagaaaaaaagagttgacgtttcgagtcctcatgacccttcaacagaacttctgctgaagggtcttgaggactcgaaacatcaattcttttctccaccgatgctgccagacctgctgagtttttccaggtaattccttccaaacccactaccccTACTacttagaaagacaagggcagttgatacatgggaacatttccacctgcaagttcccctccaagtcatacaccatcctgacttggaaatatatcgccctttTTTGGGTGATACTCCAGTGTAATActgggggaatgctgcactgttggaggtgccgtctttcagattaGATGTTAAACTACTAAAATGAGGCCTCAtcttgcttgggtggatgtaaacaattacgtggcattattttgaaaaagaggAGGAGAATtcgccctggtcaatatttatccctcaatcaacatcacagagaaACAATGATCTGTCAGTAtcatgttgctgtgtgtgggatcttgctgtgtgcttgttggctgccaggtttcctacatcacaacagtgactatgcttcaaaaagactgaattggttgtaaagtgccttaAAGCTTCTGAGGGTCATTAAAGGCACTACACAAATGTAAGCCCCTCCGGTTTTCcctcctgggtcaaaatcctgggagtaTTTCCCGGACAGCAATGAGGGTGCAGACCCTATCGGGTGGATAAATCTTGTTAATTGCAGGAGAGGAAAGACTGAGGGAGGTGATGAATTCTACATTTTTGGGAATATATGTTAGAATTGGAGGTGGTGATGGAGTGCAGAGGTGAGATTAATAAAGTTAGTGATTGAAGTATTGACTGTGAATGTTTATTTCTCCTCAGGTCAGATTGAACGGATAGTTTCCAGCGATGTCCCTGGTGAAGTTCCTGACCACGTGGTCATTCCAGCTGCCTACAGGTCAGGGGTCACGATGTTTACCCTGAGACACTCGGAACTGACCAATGAGCTTTTATCTGCTTCAGAGTTGCCTTTATTATACTGACCATCAATAACCTTAACTATACAGAGCAAGCTGGAGGGTTAGAAATCTGGAGTTGACTTCATCAGAACTTCAGGAGCTTGGGAATTCATCAAGCCAGTCAGACAACCTCTTCATTACATAACCCATAGACAAGGCGAGTACCCAGCAAGAGGCTCTGACAGCTGAGtacacagtgttactgtgtgtgtttggggctgtgtgcgcgtgtgtaggCCTGTGTGTACACAGGTCAGTGTGGATGCAGCGTAAACACAAAGCGGGGTTGAAAATTGCAGCAAGAAAGACCCCCTCCTTCCAACCAACTCACCTGCCACTGCTACCCTGAACCCTACCCCCCCTGCTCCTCATTCAGAACACAGACTATCATCTCTGACCTCACCCTGCCCTGATCCATTGGCTCCTTGCTTTCTGAAAGGGTTAATTGTGgttgaccccccaccccaccgacaaGCCTTCACTTTCTCAGTGTGACAATGGAGGAAACAACATCTTAACTGGATCCTGTGTCCCGGGAGTCACTGAATAGCAATCAAGCAGGAACCATGGCTATAATATCCCGTAACCTAGCCCAGGGTCCTGAGGGTAACTGTGCCTTGTTGGGAGTGGCTAACCTGGCACAGACTGTGCTTGAATCTGTGCTGCCGGGGGGAGCTTGGACACTGGGCCCAGGACGGGTGAGTTAATGCCGATGAAGCATCGAACTTGGAGCTTCCTCACAAGTCAGAAACTTCACCAGGAACATCGCTGGAAACTAAACCGTTCGACCTGACCTGAGGAAGAGTAAACATTCACAGTCAATACTTCAGTGAGAatgaggtgggggtgttgtggggcggggggaagagagagagagagctccaaGTTCGATGCTTCATCGGCATTAACTCACCCGTCCTGGGCCCAGTGTCCAAGCTCCCCCCGGCAGCACAGATTCAAGCACAGTCTGTGCCAGGTTAGCCACTCCCAACAAGGCACAGTTACCCAGGGGATTGATCGGTTATGTCAAATAATACATCTCATTTTTCTGGAATGTACTTTTCTAGTATTTTCTATTTGTTAATTCCAAAATTCCGGTAGCCTTGTCATTACTGCCATGATTGTGTGCAGGTGTCCTTCTCTTAAACAGCATTAACAGTTTGGTTTTGGCAATAATTTGTACAACTTTATTTTAGTTCAtagtttggctctgttcagttGGACCAGGAGCAGTTTATCAACTTGTGAAAAGGGCTGGGCATGGAAGGGGTTGTGTGTGCGCAGGAGTGGGGTGGgttctgtgtggtgtgtgtgcttaTCTTCTATAATCTTTTAAACTCTTTGTAGTAAATTTCCTGAAATTAAATGTGCTACTTTTTAAAAGATCAAGTTAGTGACAATATTTTGCAAATTTGACCTGAGATCTGTTCCTGTCACATGAACTAAACACATTCTCACCAACTCGAAATCACTTTGGACAGGTCTCTATTTGAATAGTTGCCTCATTCATTTCATGTCAAAGTAATTGTCCTGCTTTGTTCAGGCGCCACGTTGGAGGGTAAATTCCCAGCTTAATCCCGTCCAGGCAAAACGCATTCACCTGCGGGAGTCACTGTGCCATGACTGAGACCAGGTTCCTTGGGCTGATTCCCACTTCCATAAGCCCAGGATCTCCAGTTGTGGAGCTCAGTGCAAGCAGCATGGAGCCTAAGTACAGTTAACGCTTCAGTCAAGCATCTTAGTACATTTTTCCTCATCaaaagcactacataaatgcaagttgttgttgtccaaCTAAGGGACAAatggggccttagtttaatgtctcacccaaaagatggcCCCTCCTCAGTACAGCAccgcctcagcactgaccctctggcagtgcggcactccctcagcactgaccctctggcagtgcggcactccctcagcactgaccctccggcagtgcggcgctccctcagcactgactctccagcagtgcggcgctccctcagcactgactctccagcagtgcggcgctccctcagcactgactctccggcagtgcggcgctccctcagcactgaccctccggcagtgcggcgctccctcagcactgaccctctggcagtgcggcgctccctcagcactgaccctccggcagtgcggcgctccctcagcactgaccctccggcagtgcggcgctccctcagcactgactctccggcagtgcggcgctccctcagcactgactctccagcagtgcggcgctccctcagcactgactctccagcagtgcggcgctccctcagcactgactctccggcagtgcggcgctccctcagcactgaccctccggcagtgcggcgctccctcagcactgaccctctggcagtgcggcgctccctcagcactgaccctccggcagtgcggcgctccctcagcactgaccctccggcagtgcggcgctccctcagcactgactctccggcagtgcggcgctccctcagcactgactgtccggcagtgcggcactcccttggcgctgaccctccgacagcgcagcgctccctcggcgccgaccctccgacagcacggcgctccctcagcattgaccctccggcagcgcggcgctccctcagcactgaccctccggcagtgcggcgctccctcagcactgactctccggcagtgcggcgctccctcagcactgaccctccggcagtgcggcgctccctcagcactgactctccggcagtgcggcgctccctcagcactgactgtccggcagtgcggcactcccttggcgctgaccctccgacagcgcagcgctccctcggcgccgaccctccgacagcacggcgctccctcagcattgaccctccggcagcgcggcgctccctcagcactgaccctccggcagtgcggcgctccctcagcactgaacctccgacagcgcggcgctccctcagcgctgggcatagtgggcactgagggagagcactggaaatattcagctggTCTGGAAGCCTCTGTGGAGacggaaacagttaatgtttcaggttgatgatctttcaacaacaacaaaagctgatatttatatagcacctttagcgcaataactcaccaaagcctgtccaccatctacaaggcacaagtcaggagggttatggaatactccccacttgcctggatgagtagcATCCatcaacactgtccaggacaaagcagccctacTTGATTGTTACCCCATCcaaaaatattcactccctccatcaccgacgcacagtagcagcagcatgcaccatctacaagatgcactgcagcaactcaccaagggtccatctggaaggacaaggacagcagatagatgggaacaccaccacttggaagttcccctccaagtcactcacattcctgacttggaaatatttcgccgttccttcactgtcactgggtcaaaatcctggaactccctccctaacagcgctgtgggtgtacctacaccacgtggactgcagcggttcaagaaggcagctcaccaccaccttctcaagg from Carcharodon carcharias isolate sCarCar2 chromosome 14, sCarCar2.pri, whole genome shotgun sequence harbors:
- the LOC121287227 gene encoding uncharacterized protein LOC121287227, with translation MDSCSPSGGAVGRERSAEDEKDQSVWSLAEAMQKQILQIGSSACGATAVVNILQALGFDIPSDVVDRCVQTRLRKNDAPLAEYLMSRCVAGATHQQLIEGAEKASEGRVVGRFFSFYPERSVELTSWLASWMRKGAVPVVTMNMQVAVPEGKEIPDAWHHQMIFGVGAEGIYMTNPLEIEESSLVKRRLCSESLLLVRRQDVLSRLSDGSDFSMFTRLPDHSLWEQLDVVGQIERIVSSDVPGEVPDHVVIPAAYRSGVTMFTLRHSELTNELLSASELPLLY